The sequence AGAAAGCATCCAAGCTGTTGCGtctccttctcttctttctACAACGACACCATAACTCCTTGCCCTTCTTGTGCCTGTGGTTGCGAGAACAAAAAGAGCTGCGTCAAGTGAGCAGAAAGATAACACAAATCACTTTAAATACATACTCCTTTCTTAATCTTCTAAACTGATAAAAATCATCAATAACTTTGCTTGCAGGGCTGATTCTAAGATTCTAACCAAGAAAGGTCTCAACACACCGAGAAAAGACAACGCTCCTTTGCTACAATGCACACACCACATGTGCCCCGTTAGAGTTCACTGGCACGTTAAAACTAACTACAAAGACTATTGGCGTGTGAAGATAGCCATCACAAATTTCAATTACCGGATGAACCATACACTATGGACTTTAGCAGTTCAGCACCCAAATCTCAACAACGTGACTCAAGTTTTCAGCTTCGATTACAAATCAGTTGCTCCTTATGGATCCATAAGTAActcttcctctttctctctctctctctcgaacaCTACAACTATTCAGCCAAACATTGAAAGACTGACACGTTATGATATCTGTTTGTGCAGATGATACAGGAATGTTCTTTGGAACTAAGTTTTACAATGATCTTTTGATGGAAGCTGGACCTTCGGGGAATGTTCAGTCAGAGGTGTTGCTGCAGAAAGATGAAAAGACATTTACTTTCAAGCAAGGATGGGCTTTTCCGAGGAAAGTTTACTTCAATGGCGATGAGTGTATGTTGCCTCCACCAGATGCGTACCCTTTTCTTCCTAACTCTGCACGAGGGAACTTGGCTTCTCTCTGGACACTGTCACTCACGGTTCTTCTTGTTGTGTTCATCTCAAGCTTGTGATTTGATCTGATCCTTCTCAGAAACTGTATTTTTGGTTGGTATATTGGGTTTTCagacaaagattttttttaacattcagACAAAGATCAAAGACAGAGTTTTgtaagtgaaaaaaaaatgataaaagatGACGCCATCTATTTTAATGGTCAGTACTTGAAAGAAACATTTGACTGAGAAGAAGCGAAGAACGAGAGGTTATAATAGTAATCCAATAACGTTTTCAACAGGGCCACGAAAAGCACACTGTACCATTGGCCCAAATTAGGCCCATCCTAGTTTATATTCGCACGTGTATATTTTCCGCTGGTCCGAAAAGGCGAAAGGTCAAGAACGGCGTTTTGTTTGGGGGTCACTTTTTgttggaagatttttttttttttttgataatccagATATCCAGATCTTTCACTTAGTTTGACTATCCCACCGCATTCAACCGGAACTGGCGATGAAGGTTCTGAAAGCCAAACGGAAGCCATGTTAAATCCGCTGTAACCGGATCTCGAACTCGTGATAGCGGACACCTCAACCGAGGTTTATTTACTACCGAAGCCTGGTTGTTGGAAGATATTTTATCGAAAAGGCTGTATCAAAGTAATAGTCtaatatagttattttaaaaaatatatttttttaacatatgttaatttaaaaaaaaattcacgtTAGGAAAAGGTAATTTTAAGGGCTTATTGGCCTGATAGCCATATTTCAAAGACAAATGAAGAGAGTAACAATGATTTTGACGTAATTCATTGTCAGACTTTTTGGCTTGATTCCATCCGGTTATACCCTTCGCCATAACAAGTTGTCGGTTCGTTGTTATAAAGTAAACGACGTGGAGGGTTTGTCTGCCACAGTAACAATCACATGTAATAGGGATCATTGTGCGCAGCTGTCTTGAGCACGTATGAAGGAGGATATAAATCAAGAGTAGTGACGAACAGATGAGAGGGAGATAGAGTCTCTGTTAACATAACGGCGATTTGAAGATGATGACATAAATCCTATTCCGATTGTATTGCTTTCCATACTACGTCACGTACGTGAAATGGTTTATTGTAAGCTCATTTACAATGGAGTGATGGTGTTCTCAATTTTAGAACCGTGATAAGGTGCATGGTGAAAGTAAAATATGAAATGGTTTACATAAAGTCAAGCCGAGTTCAGTAAAACCGTCCAATTTAGACGACGAAACTTTCCGTTTGACATGAGTCAGATggaatgtaatatatattatgaacgTAACTAGATACATGTGAAGAATCTTCTTTCCATTCCACATGAACTACATAAAGTAGAATATGTGTATGCACATGACCTAAAATAACCACTTACATAGACGCTAATGTATACGGTTGTGCAGAGATGATGATGTATTTTCTGCAGTAAATGACCACTAATGGATTGCAGCTATTCCATATAAAAGATTAGGAGGAAGCCACGTAAATAGACGGAGTTATTAGAGATGTTTTACTGTGCAGAGTTAAACAAGTGGTGTAAATTAGAACGTGTACCAATAAGTGTTGTATTCCATCTAATTACTACTGTAAGTCCATCTGAAGGAATTGAAAAGCAAGAAGGTGAAGAAAGCAAGGATTACCTAATTTGAGGGAACGACCAAGTAATTTCCATTGCTATTATTCTAATAAATCGAGTTTCCCAATTACACCTCAACCCTTAAATACTAAACCGTAAACTCTAATTAataaatcttaaacccaaatataaatcataaatccaaatataaaaccaaaacccaaataaaatggaaaaaaaataaataacatagtacatatcaaaaatattatgatatatcTATAATTACATGAAAGAAGTTAATGCTGACCCCAAACATACTCCTTCACATTCTAAATGCTTAACCAATGTTAACcccatttttttataaactaaacccaaattTTTAAAGGCCTGTAAAATGCATTACCATTCTACATGAGGGCATATAGAATAGAAATGACAAAAATGTATTTGCAATGTAAAGATCAtcttaacatatttttcaaatgcTAATATAGTCATGCCTTCATGGAAGGTGGTAATGCTTGTCCCAATGCCAACTCTAATCGTACATAAACTAAACCCTATCAACTATCACTAAAtcctacataaaaatataaaccctaatccaatgtCAACTCCAATGTTCCATAAATTAAACCATAtccactaatcactaaaccctatatggaaatataaaccctaatccaatgtcaaatccaatctttcataaactaaaccccCAAGTATATGCATTTCCATACTACATGAGCTATAGAATATAAAATGTTACAAACGATATAGcacagtacatatatatattgttcaaattttgaagtGTCTATGATTGTAGGGATAGAGGTAATGCTTACACCAAATTTAGATTGTTGTGGGGAAAGAAACGAAGATTAACGGTATTAGAAAAAAGAGGTGGAAGAGACAACATCATTTATGTATCATTCCCATTCAACATCAcattgtattttgttttatttgatgtcataataaatattattctatttacgttcaatatattatttctctttacaaaatcatatacagACTAATATAAACCACATATAAACACTCTTCCAATTCATCCATGACAAACCTAAAgaacaaaatgaaaatgaagacaCATGTTAGTTTATAAGTTTGAAGGAAATGGCATCATATGAGATATGCTACTAGTATATGCATTACTTTATGCTTAAGTTAAATGTTTAGTTGTGTCAATTCCAAATAGCCTATGCAAGTAAAGAAGTAACATGTGCAACTAGAATTGAACCAtctgatataatatataatttatagatatgGAATGTAACAGTTGGTCTGATGGAATGAAAAGCGAATAGTATATTACTTCTGATATGATTCTTCAGAAATAGCAGAGGAATGGAATGACACATAACGAGTCTGTAAAACTAAATTTTCCATTTCAAATAGCACATGCTCCATAAGATATTCCATTTCACACAGAACTAAACTTGTTTTATCGCAAAAGAGACTTTTCATTCCAAAATCACTATCCCCCCTTCGTAGTGAGAAAATTTTAACCCTAAATCAATTGTTTTACCTCAGTTTACCAGATCGGGTATGCAACAGAAACAATAAGCTAGATTTATCAACTTAGAATACAGTAGGCCCGAATCTATTCCAACTAGGAGAGCTAACATAGAAATAATAGAATCTATGGCACAAACAGAGAACTTACATAGAAATAATAGAATCTATGGCACAATGATACAGCGTTGTGAAAGATCTGAGAAAGCAGATACTCTGTGAAGTTGGAGATGCCGGCGGTGTTAGTCCTCTCCGCCGAAACTGTCGCGCAAAACCGAACCACGGACGTCCGTAAAGCCGAAGTCGATTAAAAGGGAAGACGACGAAGATGAAAGGTTGATTGCTGTGAGAAGGGAGCCGTATGAGGAGATAAGCACCAGGGTCCTTTGGAATTCCTGAAACAACCGATGAAGAAAGGGAGAAGGAGAAGACACGATTCACTTTGggcaataattttttttatttttttatttatcttgtagCAGGTTACCCGGTTAATTGGAAAGGGCATCATAgtattattatgtatatatgacGCCGTCTATACATCCGTTAGGTAAAAACGTTAGTGTG comes from Brassica rapa cultivar Chiifu-401-42 chromosome A02, CAAS_Brap_v3.01, whole genome shotgun sequence and encodes:
- the LOC103850996 gene encoding COBRA-like protein 4, whose protein sequence is MNLFFCSCFFFMIIFSTSSAYDPLDPNGNITLKWDIMSWTADGYVATVTMNNFQIYRHIQNPGWTLGWAWAKKEVIWSMVGAQTTEQGDCSKFKGNVPHCCKKIPTVVDLLPGVPYNQQFSNCCKGGVVGAWGQDPSSAVSQFQVSVGLAGTTNKTVKLPKNFTLLGPGPGYSCGPAKIVPSTVFLTTDKRRKTQALMTWNVTCTYSQFLARKHPSCCVSFSSFYNDTITPCPSCACGCENKKSCVKADSKILTKKGLNTPRKDNAPLLQCTHHMCPVRVHWHVKTNYKDYWRVKIAITNFNYRMNHTLWTLAVQHPNLNNVTQVFSFDYKSVAPYGSINDTGMFFGTKFYNDLLMEAGPSGNVQSEVLLQKDEKTFTFKQGWAFPRKVYFNGDECMLPPPDAYPFLPNSARGNLASLWTLSLTVLLVVFISSL